The Nicotiana sylvestris chromosome 6, ASM39365v2, whole genome shotgun sequence genomic sequence GTTGTGAAGGTGTTTGGAGTTTAACGGCGTTCCGGTAgcgtacattagggtgattaagaaTATGTATGATGATGCTAAGACTCAGTGAGGACTGTAGGTGGTGACTCGGAGCATTTCCCTGTGGTGATGGGGTTGCACTGGGGATCGGctcttagcccatttttatttgcCTTGGCGATGGATGTACAGTCGCGACACATCCAAGGAAAAGTGccttggtgcatgctatttgcctaTGATATAGTGTTGATTGACGAGACGCGTAGCGGAGTTAACGcgaggttggaggtttggagacagaccttGGATTCTAAAGGTTTCAAACTGAGTAGAACCaaaacagaatacttggagtgcaaattCAGTGACGGGACCCATAATGCAGACATAGAGGTTAAGCTTGATGCTCAAGTTATCCCTAAGAGAGCAAGTTTTAAGTATCCCGGGTCTATTATCCAGGGTAACGGGGAGATTGACGAAGATGTTTCACATCGCATCAGAGCGTGATGGATGAAGTAGAGGCTCGCTTCCGGTGTTTTGTGTGATAGAAATGTGCCGCCaagacttaagggtaagttttatCGAGTGGTGGTTCGACTGGCTAtgctgtatggggctgagtgttggccagtcaagaactcccacGTGCAGAAGATTAAAGTAGCAGAGATAAGAatattgagatggatgtgtgggtgtACCAAGAGAgataagattaagaatgaagTTATCCGGGACAGAGTGGGAGTAGCctccgtggaggacaagatgcacgagtcgaggctgagatggttcggacatgttaagagaagaagcattgatgctcctgtcaggaggtgtgagaggttggccatgGAGAGTTTGAGAAGCGGTCGAGGTA encodes the following:
- the LOC138870811 gene encoding uncharacterized protein produces the protein MLYGAECWPVKNSHVQKIKVAEIRILRWMCGCTKRDKIKNEVIRDRVGVASVEDKMHESRLRWFGHVKRRSIDAPVRRCERLAMESLRSGRGRLKKYWGEVIRQDMALFQLTEDMTLDRRVWRSMIKIEG